A DNA window from Theobroma cacao cultivar B97-61/B2 chromosome 5, Criollo_cocoa_genome_V2, whole genome shotgun sequence contains the following coding sequences:
- the LOC18597931 gene encoding dnaJ protein P58IPK homolog, with amino-acid sequence MLNTLSLSWALNSMAWRGLVYTVLILNFALVCQFLLLQPLVSAFDGKPGNAAELFERVSQSIKVKHYSEALNDLNAAIEADPAFSEAHLRRASVLRQLCRYEESEKSYKRFLELKPGNSVAEKELSQLHQAQNALETAFSLFDSGDSTKALEYLDKVVLVFSPACSKAKLLKVKLLLAAKDYSSAISETGYILKEDENNLEALLLRGRAYYYLADHDVAQRHYQKGLRLDPEHSELKKAYFGLKNLLKKTKSAEDNVNKGKLRLAAEDYKGALALDPNHLAYNVHLHLGLCKVLVKLGRGKDALNSCSEALNIDGELLEALVQRGEAKLLTEDWEGAVEDLKSAAQRSPQDMNIREALMRAEKALKMSKRKDWYKILGVSKTASVAEIKRAYKKLALQWHPDKNVDNREEAEEQFREIAAAYEVLGDEEKRSRYDRGEDIEDMGTGGGGFNPFGGGGGQHFTFTFDGGFGGFPGGGGFGFDF; translated from the exons atgTTGAATACTTTGAGTTTGAGTTGGGCCTTGAATTCCATGGCTTGGAGAGGATTGGTCTACACGGTTTTAATACTCAACTTTGCATTGGTTTGCCAGTTTCTGCTTCTCCAGCCTCTCGTTTCTGCTTTCG ATGGAAAGCCAGGAAATGCTGCTGAGTTGTTCGAGAGAGTTTCACAGAGTATAAAGGTGAAACACTACAGTGAGGCACTCAATGATCTTAATGCTGCTATTGAGGCAGATCCAGCGTTTTCAGAAGCACATTTACGCCGTGCATCTGTTCTACGTCAGCTCTGCCG ATATGAGGAATCTGAGAAAAGCTACAAAAGGTTTCTGGAACTAAAACCTGGAAATTCGGTTGCTGAAAAGGAACTTTCTCAATTGCATCAGGCTCAAAATGCTTTGGAAACAGCTTTCAGTCTCTTTGACTCTGGAGACTCTACAAAAGCTTTGGAATACTTGGATAAAGTTGTACTAGTTTTTTCTCCAGCATGCTCAAAG GCCAAGCTCCTCAAGGTGAAGTTGTTGTTAGCAGCTAAAGACTATTCTAGTGCTATATCAGAAACTGGGTATATCCTCAAGGAAGACGAGAACAATCTTGAGGCCTTACTACTTCGTGGCCGTGCATACTACTATTTAGCAGATCATGATGTTGCTCAAAG GCATTACCAGAAAGGTCTTCGCCTTGATCCAGAGCACAGTGAACTGAAGAAAGCTTATTTTGGattgaaaaatttactgaAGAAGACTAAAAGT GCAGAAGATAATGTAAACAAGGGAAAGCTGCGCCTTGCAGCTGAGGACTACAAAGGAGCACTTGCATTGGACCCCAATCATCTTGCTTACAATGTGCATCTTCACCTTGGGTTGTGCAAGGTCTTGGTTAAGCTTGGCAGAGGCAAGGATGCTTTAAATAGTTGCTCTGAAGCGCTTAACATTGATGGGGAGCTTCTTGAAGCTTTAGTACAG AGGGGTGAGGCTAAACTTTTAACAGAGGATTGGGAAGGTGCTGTGGAAGATCTGAAATCAGCAGCTCAACGATCACCTCAG GATATGAATATACGTGAAGCACTTATGAGGGCTGAGAAAGCTTTGAAGATGAGCAAACGCAAAGACTGGTACAAAATTCTGGGAGTTTCAAAGACTGCTTCTGTAGCTGAGATAAAGCGTGCATACAAGAAGCTTGCTTTGCAATGGCACCCAGATAAGAATGTTGATAATAGAGAAGAAGCTGAGGAACAATTTCGAGAAATTGCCGCTGCATATGAG GTTCTTGGGGATGAGGAAAAGAGATCAAGGTATGACAGAGGAGAAGATATTGAAGACATGGGTACGGGAGGTGGTGGTTTCAACCCATTTGGTGGTGGTGGGGGACAGCATTTCACATTTACGTTTGATGGAGGTTTTGGAGGCTTTCCTGGTGGTGGAGGATTTGGTTTCGATTTTTGA
- the LOC18597932 gene encoding fasciclin-like arabinogalactan protein 11 yields the protein MRKQLLLPFLSLVLFFLCTKSFAQVAPAPPIRTDNITSILEKGGQFTTFIRLLKATQVADQLNNQLSTPDPNDGLTIFAPSDNAFSSLNPGTLNTLSDREKLQLVQFHILPTLMSTTQFQTASNPLRTQAGDVKSGRFPLNVTASGNQVNITTGVVNTTVANTVFSDRRIAVYQVDQVLLPLQIFGTTPAPAPAPAKPEKHVPVSTPKASTGDAGANSSGAIRNLKLHPMAMVSFRFALFGAIFCSL from the coding sequence ATGAGAAAGCAACTGTTGTTACCCTTTCTTTCCCTGGTGCTCTTCTTCCTTTGCACCAAAAGTTTTGCTCAAGTAGCCCCGGCTCCGCCAATACGCACGGATAATATCACTTCAATCCTTGAAAAGGGTGGCCAATTCACCACTTTCATTAGGCTGCTGAAAGCCACCCAGGTAGCTGATCAACTAAACAACCAGCTGAGCACCCCTGATCCCAATGATGGGTTAACAATATTTGCACCAAGTGACAATGCATTTAGTAGCCTCAACCCTGGAACACTAAATACCCTTTCGGATCGAGAAAAACTCCAGCTGGTGCAATTTCACATCCTCCCTACATTGATGTCCACCACACAGTTCCAAACAGCCAGCAATCCATTGCGTACGCAAGCAGGTGATGTGAAGAGCGGCAGGTTCCCACTTAATGTCACTGCTTCAGGGAATCAAGTGAATATAACGACTGGTGTGGTCAATACAACAGTGGCTAACACTGTATTCTCTGATCGCCGGATCGCAGTTTATCAAGTGGATCAGGTGCTCCTTCCATTGCAAATTTTCGGAACAACGCCAGCACCAGCTCCTGCACCAGCTAAGCCGGAGAAGCATGTTCCAGTTTCAACTCCAAAAGCGTCCACTGGTGATGCTGGCGCTAATTCATCTGGCGCAATAAGGAACCTGAAACTCCATCCCATGGCAATGGTTTCTTTCCGATTTGCACTTTTCGGGGCAATTTTTTGCAGCCTTTGA